From Streptomyces sp. TLI_053, a single genomic window includes:
- a CDS encoding RICIN domain-containing protein: MGHRSTELRRRRRRRTGKRTALISLAVAAGLVAGALGISTAMESSAVHDTAAASAVAGSADGVGGAMAGTIADDGTGETGTAENATRAPGPKRDQKAAPIKEIPKDQPERGLVYAGLNLPAGDRCAGSLEVTGGELCSHGPDAPPKDVDIRKDVPPVAAAVAQPAPLTPPADAQPPTAADLVKGSMPVLDAATKTLLADAAGDQAVAAAPAAGGQGVVCEGDGSAGNRVQVVYAHTPGNDRFAQYLASFKKWAADVDVIYNASAQETGGVRHVRFVTESDCSASVLNIQVSDAEMADFNTSNRAIAAQGLNRKDRKYMIFADAKVYCGIGTFAGDERPGQDNLSNFGPSYGRTDSGCWGGHTAAHELGHNLGAVSNSAPNSSKGGHCVDEWDIMCYSDTPYYPAMRTVCPDNASDMRLDCRHDDYYHTDPAPGSYLATHWNVANNRFLIAGGGTGPTPDPTKSPTGSPTPTNSPTRSPSPTATGGTPTPTGTPTATGSPTAGPTATNSASPTASPTGTPSPTGSPTGTGTPTPTGTPTSTGTPSPTGSTTPSPTPTPTASPTGGTGPAMTVSQVTQTSAVLSWPAVKGANGYDVLLNGQTIGTVRATVVGVVRLAPDTAYSVAVAVRDAAGAVSKPGRAASFRTAADAGKPQPGTRYSLLNGLTGQAADLWGSSLNDGTVAIAYQRTGYANQKWTFEDSGAGTLRIKSVRSEKCLQLGGNPVAGQYVAQRPCSDAAGQKWRVTSAGGAVVLTADGSELVLGVGKRWYYGGWLLELQKPNGQTYQSWNLQKTT, translated from the coding sequence ATGGGGCACCGGAGCACGGAGCTCCGCCGTCGGCGGCGTCGACGGACGGGCAAGCGCACGGCACTGATCTCACTGGCGGTCGCGGCCGGACTGGTCGCGGGCGCGCTGGGCATCAGCACCGCCATGGAGTCGTCCGCGGTGCACGACACCGCCGCGGCGAGCGCGGTGGCGGGTTCGGCCGACGGGGTGGGCGGTGCCATGGCGGGCACGATCGCCGACGACGGCACGGGCGAGACCGGCACCGCCGAGAACGCCACCAGGGCCCCCGGGCCGAAGCGCGACCAGAAGGCCGCGCCGATCAAGGAGATACCCAAGGACCAGCCCGAACGCGGCCTGGTCTACGCCGGACTGAACCTGCCCGCCGGCGACCGCTGCGCCGGTTCGCTGGAGGTGACCGGCGGCGAGCTGTGCAGCCACGGCCCGGACGCGCCGCCGAAGGACGTGGACATCCGCAAGGACGTCCCGCCGGTGGCCGCCGCCGTCGCCCAGCCGGCCCCGCTGACGCCCCCGGCCGATGCCCAACCGCCCACCGCCGCGGACCTGGTGAAGGGTTCGATGCCGGTCCTGGACGCGGCGACCAAGACGCTGCTGGCCGACGCGGCCGGTGACCAGGCGGTCGCCGCCGCGCCCGCCGCCGGCGGCCAGGGCGTCGTCTGCGAGGGCGACGGCAGTGCCGGCAACCGGGTCCAGGTGGTCTACGCGCACACCCCGGGCAACGACCGGTTCGCCCAGTACCTGGCCTCCTTCAAGAAGTGGGCCGCCGACGTCGACGTCATCTACAACGCGAGCGCCCAGGAGACGGGTGGTGTCCGGCACGTCCGGTTCGTCACCGAATCCGACTGCTCCGCCTCGGTGTTGAACATCCAGGTGTCCGACGCGGAGATGGCCGACTTCAACACCAGCAACCGTGCGATCGCGGCCCAGGGCCTCAACCGCAAGGACCGCAAGTACATGATCTTCGCCGACGCCAAGGTGTACTGCGGCATCGGCACCTTCGCCGGCGACGAGCGGCCCGGCCAGGACAACCTGAGCAACTTCGGCCCCTCCTACGGCCGGACGGACTCGGGCTGCTGGGGCGGCCACACCGCCGCGCACGAACTCGGCCACAACCTGGGCGCGGTGAGCAACAGCGCGCCCAACTCCAGCAAGGGCGGCCACTGCGTCGACGAGTGGGACATCATGTGCTACTCGGACACCCCGTACTACCCGGCGATGCGCACGGTCTGCCCGGACAACGCCAGTGACATGCGCCTGGACTGCCGGCACGACGACTACTACCACACCGACCCGGCGCCGGGCAGCTACCTCGCCACCCACTGGAACGTCGCCAACAACCGCTTCCTGATCGCCGGCGGCGGCACCGGGCCGACGCCCGACCCGACGAAGAGCCCGACCGGCTCGCCCACCCCGACGAACTCGCCGACCCGCAGCCCGTCGCCCACCGCGACCGGCGGCACCCCGACGCCCACCGGCACGCCGACCGCGACCGGTTCGCCCACCGCGGGGCCGACCGCCACCAACAGCGCCTCGCCGACCGCGAGCCCGACCGGCACCCCGAGCCCGACCGGCTCTCCGACCGGCACCGGTACCCCGACGCCGACCGGCACCCCGACCTCCACCGGTACGCCGAGTCCCACCGGATCGACCACCCCGAGCCCGACCCCGACCCCGACCGCCTCACCCACCGGCGGCACCGGCCCGGCCATGACGGTCAGTCAGGTCACCCAGACCTCGGCCGTGTTGAGCTGGCCCGCGGTGAAGGGCGCGAACGGGTACGACGTGCTGCTGAACGGCCAGACGATCGGCACCGTCCGGGCGACCGTGGTCGGCGTGGTCCGGCTCGCGCCCGACACCGCCTACTCCGTCGCGGTGGCCGTCCGGGACGCCGCCGGAGCGGTCTCCAAGCCGGGTCGCGCGGCCTCCTTCCGCACGGCCGCCGACGCCGGGAAGCCGCAGCCCGGGACCCGCTACAGCCTGCTGAACGGCCTCACCGGCCAGGCCGCCGACCTCTGGGGCAGCTCGCTCAACGACGGCACGGTGGCCATCGCCTACCAGCGCACCGGTTACGCCAACCAGAAGTGGACCTTCGAGGACAGCGGCGCGGGCACGCTGCGGATCAAGTCCGTCCGCTCGGAGAAGTGCCTGCAGCTCGGCGGCAACCCGGTCGCCGGACAGTACGTCGCGCAGCGCCCCTGCTCGGACGCGGCCGGGCAGAAGTGGCGGGTCACCTCCGCCGGCGGTGCGGTCGTCCTGACCGCCGACGGTTCCGAGCTCGTCCTCGGTGTCGGCAAGCGCTGGTACTACGGCGGTTGGCTGCTGGAGCTGCAGAAGCCGAACGGCCAGACCTACCAGAGCTGGAACCTGCAGAAGACCACCTGA
- a CDS encoding sigma 54 modulation/S30EA ribosomal C-terminal domain-containing protein, which translates to MTRLRHRPALDVRVEIRGELPREDAEYARSRCLALIADLGPDAHTARLRLTRPRDRSVTRPAVAQAALDLAGVGRVRVELAAVTVREAVDLALGTLAGRAVRLRELGDIGLATAYESSYRPQYAPRPLAERRIVRRKSVLLVRHTPEQAVREMLALDYRFHLFSDVLTGQDSVVHRTPASGGFRLVRAHSTARLGSSGLPLTESAHPASRLDVLEAARQLWLTCWPFVFHTDPGDGRGRILYRRYDGHYGLITPIADPY; encoded by the coding sequence ATGACCCGTCTGCGCCACCGGCCCGCCCTCGACGTCCGGGTGGAGATCCGGGGCGAACTGCCCCGCGAGGACGCGGAGTACGCCCGGAGCCGGTGCCTGGCGCTGATCGCGGACCTCGGGCCGGACGCGCACACCGCCCGGCTGCGGCTCACCCGGCCGCGGGACCGGTCGGTGACCAGGCCCGCCGTCGCCCAGGCCGCGCTGGACCTGGCGGGCGTGGGGCGGGTCCGGGTGGAACTGGCGGCGGTGACCGTCCGGGAGGCGGTCGACCTGGCGCTCGGCACTCTCGCCGGGCGCGCCGTCCGGCTGCGCGAGCTCGGCGACATCGGGCTGGCGACGGCGTACGAGAGCTCCTACCGTCCCCAGTACGCGCCGCGGCCGCTCGCCGAACGGCGGATCGTCCGGCGGAAGTCGGTGCTCCTGGTCCGGCACACGCCCGAGCAGGCGGTGCGCGAGATGCTGGCCCTCGACTACCGGTTCCACCTCTTCTCGGACGTGCTCACCGGCCAGGACAGCGTGGTCCACCGGACACCCGCGAGCGGGGGATTCCGGCTGGTACGGGCCCACTCCACGGCCCGGCTCGGCAGCTCGGGGCTGCCACTGACGGAGAGCGCGCACCCGGCTTCCCGGCTGGACGTCCTCGAAGCGGCCCGCCAACTCTGGCTGACCTGCTGGCCCTTCGTCTTCCACACCGATCCCGGTGACGGGCGCGGCCGGATCCTGTACCGCCGCTACGACGGCCACTATGGCTTGATCACGCCGATAGCGGACCCCTACTGA